The sequence AAAGGAGGAAATGGCCAAGGGGAGCAGGGGCGGGCAACGCCCCTGCTCCCGCCGGCAGGTTGGCCCGTGGCGGGCTCAGTCGGTGATCTCCCGCGGGTAGCGCAGGTTGGCGACCATCTTCTGCACGTGCTCCGGCGGTGCCTTGGAGATGCTGGAGACGGCGATGGTGACGACAAAGTTGATGAGCATCCCCACCGTGCCGATGCCCTCCGGGGAGATGCCGAGCCACCAGTTGGCGGCCACGTTGGCCGCGGGGTTCATGAACTTGAAGTAGATGATGTAGGCAGCGGTGAAGGCGATGCCGGAGATCATGCCCGCCATGGCCCCTTCCCGGCTGGTCTTCTTCCAGAAGATGCCCAGGATGATGATCGGGAAGAAGGAGGAGGCGGCGAGACCAAAGGCGAAGGCCACCACCTGGGCCACGAAGCCCGGCGGGTTGATGCCGAAGTAGCCGGCGATGATGACCGCGCCGCCGGCGGCGATCCGGGCCCAGATCAGCTCGCCCTTCTCCGAGGTGTTGGGGGCGATGACGTTCTTCACCAGGTCATGGGAGATGGCCGAGGCAATGACCAGAAGGAGGCCGGCCGCGGTGGACAAGGCAGCGGCGAGCCCGCCGGCCGCCACCAGGGCCACTACCCAGGCGGGCAGCCTGGCGATCTCCGGGTTGGCCAGCACGATGATGTCGTTGTCCACGTAGATCTCGTTGGTGCTCTTGTCATTGATCGCGGTCTTCACCACCCGCTCGCCGTGCGGGCCGGCGTTGGTGCCGTCGAACTCCACCTTGCCCTTGAAGGCGTCGCCCTTGGCGTACTGGATCTTGCCGTCGCCGTTCTTGTCCTTCCAGGCCACGAGCCCGGTCTTCTCCCAGTTCTTGAACCAGCTGGGGGCAGCGGTGAACTCCTTGTTGTGCAGGGTCTTGATCATGTTGAGGCGGGCAAAGGAGGCCACTGCCGGCGCCGTGGTGTAGAGGATCGCGATGAAAAGCAGGGCCCAGCCCGCCGAGGCCCGGGCGCCCCGGATGGTCGGCGTGGTGAAGAAGCGGATGATGATGTGGGGCAGCCCGGCGGTGCCCACCATGAGGGCGAAGGTGATGCAGAAGACGTCGATCATGCTCTTGGCGCCCCGGCCGGTGTAGGCCGGAAAGCCCAGGTCCTTGTGGACGTCGTTGAGCTTTTCCAGAAGATAGCCGGCATCCGAGCCCAGGAGGGCCATGCCGTTCTGGCTCAGGGAGCTGCCGTAGCCCAACTGGGGGATGGGGTTGCCGGTGAGCATGATGGAGATGAAGATGGCCGGGATGAGATAGGCGACGATGAGCACGCAGTACTGGGCCACCTGGGTGTAGGTAATGCCCTTCATGCCGCCCAGCACCGCATAGAAGAAGACAATGCCCATGCCAATGAGCACGCCGGTGTTGATGGGCACCTCCAGGAAGCGGGAGAAGACCACGCCTACGCCCCGCATCTGGCCGGCCACATAGGTGAAGGAGACGAAGATGGCGCAGACCACCGCCACCACCCGGGCGCTCTGGGAGTAGTACCGCTCGCCCACGAACATCGG is a genomic window of Thermodesulfobacteriota bacterium containing:
- a CDS encoding sodium:solute symporter family protein gives rise to the protein MGILTWTWIIVGLTFAIYIGIALWTKAKSTGEFYVAAKQVHPVLNGMATGADWMSAASFISMAGLISFLGRDGAMYLMGWTGGYVLLAMLLAPYLRKYGKFTVPMFVGERYYSQSARVVAVVCAIFVSFTYVAGQMRGVGVVFSRFLEVPINTGVLIGMGIVFFYAVLGGMKGITYTQVAQYCVLIVAYLIPAIFISIMLTGNPIPQLGYGSSLSQNGMALLGSDAGYLLEKLNDVHKDLGFPAYTGRGAKSMIDVFCITFALMVGTAGLPHIIIRFFTTPTIRGARASAGWALLFIAILYTTAPAVASFARLNMIKTLHNKEFTAAPSWFKNWEKTGLVAWKDKNGDGKIQYAKGDAFKGKVEFDGTNAGPHGERVVKTAINDKSTNEIYVDNDIIVLANPEIARLPAWVVALVAAGGLAAALSTAAGLLLVIASAISHDLVKNVIAPNTSEKGELIWARIAAGGAVIIAGYFGINPPGFVAQVVAFAFGLAASSFFPIIILGIFWKKTSREGAMAGMISGIAFTAAYIIYFKFMNPAANVAANWWLGISPEGIGTVGMLINFVVTIAVSSISKAPPEHVQKMVANLRYPREITD